AAAGGGCATGAGAAGTCATTTGGGGCTCACTATAACAACCGTTTGCTTGTGCCGTGCCACCCCTCCCTTCAGCGCGGATATGGACGGGCGGCAACCTGCCCAGGGTTGGGGCTTGCTAGCATGAACGCGCATGAGCGTCCCTGCAGACCGCAAAGAACAGATCTACCGGGCCGCCGCGCGCCTGTTTTCCGAGGAAGGCTACCGCGCGACGTCCATGCGTGACATCGCGGGCGCGCTCGACATGAAGGCCGGCAGCCTGTACTCGCACATTCGCGGCAAGGAAGACCTGCTGTGGGAAATCGTGAGCCGCGTGGCCGACGAATTCGACGCGGCCCTGGCCGAAGTGCGCGGGGCGCCCCTCGCCCCGGCGGCCAAACTTCGCCGTGCACTGGAGGCCTACACGGCGGTGGTGGCGCGCAACCTGGAATTCGCGACGGTGCTGTTTCAGG
The Deinococcus peraridilitoris DSM 19664 genome window above contains:
- a CDS encoding TetR/AcrR family transcriptional regulator — protein: MSVPADRKEQIYRAAARLFSEEGYRATSMRDIAGALDMKAGSLYSHIRGKEDLLWEIVSRVADEFDAALAEVRGAPLAPAAKLRRALEAYTAVVARNLEFATVLFQDWRHLPADRRAAIALRRDAVEGVFREIVAQGVQAGVFDPSLNVKLTTVLALSGANWLPNWYRPQGALSPTEVADAFADLLLRGVERREE